The following proteins are encoded in a genomic region of Ornithodoros turicata isolate Travis chromosome 6, ASM3712646v1, whole genome shotgun sequence:
- the LOC135398736 gene encoding G protein pathway suppressor 2-like, protein MPALVERPKMSLAMWAALKTHIMRQREKKKQEQEADAATERVRREQEQKRKQDAMTLEEIKDQVQQSEKKLKDLKDEKHQLFLQLKKVLHEDDTRRRALVKEANEMAALNHSAYLQQALPQPVYLHDRAQSMYKPTVLHRAPMKRPLSPSPPPHHPSFPQQYAYKPQSYGPKLIPAYAPTSHGPIYYTHVPGQASVPTMATGTPVPYPGYQFPEVSKPQHHIVHGFHVPQQGYSGVPQPLEHSIQKPRFHDEKFYVSQALSIRPNVHTSQAAMVLAHHQQQSKTAYMVQQQLVQRHPGYPSQGPRFY, encoded by the coding sequence ATGCCTGCGCTTGTGGAACGTCCCAAAATGAGCCTGGCCATGTGGGCCGCACTGAAGACTCACATTATGCGCCAACGAGAGAAAAAGAAGCAAGAGCAAGAAGCAGATGCTGCAACAGAACGGGTACGCAGGGAGCAAGAACAAAAGCGAAAACAAGACGCGATGACGTTGGAAGAAATTAAGGATCAGGTGCAGCAGTCTGAAAAGAAGCTTAAGGATCTCAAGGACGAGAAGCATCAGCTGTTCCTTCAACTGAAGAAAGTGCTGCACGAGGACGATACGAGACGTCGTGCACTTGTGAAAGAAGCTAACGAAATGGCGGCATTGAACCATTCGGCATACTTACAACAAGCCTTACCTCAACCCGTCTACCTGCACGACAGAGCTCAGTCCATGTACAAACCTACCGTGCTCCACCGAGCTCCAATGAAGCGGCCCCTAAGCCCCTCACCTCCACCCCATCACCCGAGCTTTCCTCAACAGTATGCGTACAAACCGCAGTCGTACGGGCCAAAATTAATTCCAGCCTACGCTCCTACCAGCCATGGCCCCATATACTACACTCACGTTCCCGGACAAGCCTCTGTACCCACCATGGCAACGGGCACACCAGTTCCATACCCTGGATACCAGTTTCCCGAGGTTTCCAAGCCTCAGCATCACATAGTTCATGGATTTCACGTCCCCCAGCAGGGCTACTCGGGAGTTCCACAGCCATTGGAACATTCCATTCAAAAGCCAAGGTTTCATGATGAAAAGTTTTATGTTTCACAAGCATTATCAATTAGACCGAACGTTCACACATCGCAAGCGGCAATGGTGTTGGCACATCACCAACAACAATCAAAGACTGCTTATATGGTTCAGCAACAGTTGGTGCAGCGGCACCCGGGGTACCCTAGCCAAGGTCCACGGTTTTATTGA
- the LOC135398738 gene encoding calcium and integrin-binding protein 1-like produces MGQHQSAFTEEELEDYQELTYFTKSEIILAHQRFKLLAPDVVSRDRNAKLPMDKILNMPELSVNPFRDRICKVFSSSKDGTMTFEDFLDMMSVFSDKAPRSVKTEYAFQIFDFNEDDMLSPEDMKQIINRLTHRGGQVLMEHEIKQLITNILKEADLDEDRLLAYAEFEHAISKAPDFMNSFRIHL; encoded by the exons ATGGGGCAGCATCAAAGCGCCTTCACGGAAGAAGAACTCGAAGATTACCag GAACTTACGTACTTCACAAAAAGCGAAATAATACT AGCGCATCAGAGATTTAAACTGCTGGCACCCGATGTAGTGTCGAGAGATCGCAATGCCAAGCTACCCATGGACAAGATCCTAAACATGCCCGAGTTATCTGTGAATCCCTTTAGAGACCGGATATGCAAAGTATTTTCTTCTAGCAAGGACGGAACAATGACCTTCGAAGATTTTTTAGATATGATGTCGGTCTTTAGTGATAAGGCACCGAGAAGCGTTAAGACAGAGTACGCTTTTCAGATATTTG ATTTTAATGAAGACGACATGTTGTCCCCCGAAGACATGAAACAGATCATAAACAGACTCACTCATCGTGGAGGTCAGGTGCTCATGGAGCATGAAATTAAGCAGCTCATCACAAAT ATCTTGAAGGAGGCAGACCTCGATGAAGACAGGCTTTTGGCATATGCAGAGTTCGAACATGCCATCTCAAAAGCTCCAGATTTTATGAA TTCTTTCAGGATTCATCTGTGA